CCATTCCTGCCACATTGTGTTGGAAAATCCGTCATTTCCCATGCCCACACGGACGCCGGCTTCCAGCATCTCTTCCACTGGGGCAACACCGACCGCATTGTTCATATTAGAACGGGGTTGATGGGTCAGCCAGGCAGCAGATTCTGCCAAATGGGCGATTTCGCGGCTGTCCAAATGAACCCCATGCGCCAAAATCGATTTTGGCTGGAGGATACCGAATTCATCCAACCGGAAGATCACCCGTTTGCCGGATTTTTCCAGGCTGTCCACTTGGTCAGCCAAACCCTCAGCCGCATGGATATGAAAGCCAATGTCCTCAGGACAAAGGTCTCGGGAGCGATTCAGGGTCTCAGCCGAAAGAGTCAGGCTGGCGTGCAGGCCAAAATGAGCCCGCAAATTGGCATCTGCCGGGTTGTGTTTGGCAATCCGTTTGATGAAGCGGAGGTTTTCCTGCATACCCTGTTCGGCCTTATCCATCCCATCGCGATCCGTCACTTCGTAACACAGCGAAGCCCTGATCCCGGATTGATTGACCGCATCGGCAACGATATCCAATGACCCTTCAATGGCATTAGGTGAAGCATGATGATCGATTAGGGTCGTCGTGCCATGTTTAATGGCATCCACCAAACAGACCAGAGTGGAATATTTGATTCCATCCTCATCCAAAGCTTTATCTAAATTCCACCAGAGTTTCTTCAGGATCTGGACGAAGTTTTTCGGCGGGTCGCCAGGGATGGCCAGCCCACGGGAGAATGCGCCATAGAAATGGGTGTGCGCACAGATATTTCCCGGCATGACATATTGCCCTTCGGCATCCAATTGTTCTTCATCTGGATAAAGTTGAGTGAGTTCGTCCTGGGGGGCAATCTTTTCAATGATCCCCTCACGCACCAAAATCCCTGTTCCTTCAGGCAATATCTGGTTCTCAGGACCCCAAGTGATGATCTTACCGTTAATGATCAGCATACTTTTCCTCTCATTGGTAAGTGATAAATGATGATGGAGAAATTATAGCACAAGCACCCCTTCCAGCTAAAAAACCTGAGATAATCTCAGGGGAAAATTTGACTGTCAATGCTATAATCCGTTTATCTCAACAAGGCAGGTGGCCCGTGCAGCAACGTCAAGCTGATTTCAACCAGGATGCGCTCAAAGGCCTGCAGGATTTCAACCGGCAGGCATTTTTCGATGCTCATGAATACTTTGAGGAAGCCTGGCGCTCCTCGCCCCTCGAGGAACGTGAACTCTATCGGGCTTTATTACAGATCAGCGGCGGTTTTTATCGGCTCACGCAAGGCCGACCAACCGCAGCACATAAATTCTTTGATCGGGCCCTCCACTGGCTGCAACCCTTCCCTTCACCTTTCAAAACAGTCGATATTGACTCCCTCCGGGCTTGGCTGACCGAACTTTTGAATGCACTGATGGAAGGCCACTCGTCTGAGACTATACTCACCCAATATTTCCATCCAATTGACCTGCCCAACCAGGAGACGCTATGAAAGTTCTCATCACCGGTTTCGAACCCTTTGGTCAAAGCCTCATCAACCCCAGCCAGATCTTGCTGGAAGACGCGCCGGATCAATTTCCAGGTGGCATCGAGCTGGTTAAAGCCATTCTCCCGGTGGAAAAGGCAGCCGGACCCGAGGCATTAGTAGATGCCATCCTTCGTTACCAACCCGAGGCTGTGATCTGCTTCGGCCTGGCAGTTGGCCGTTCAGTGATCTCGCTAGAGCGGGTTGCCGTCAACCTGATGGATTACCGCATGCCGGATAATGCCGGGCAGACCGTTCAGGATCAACCTGTCAACCCCGATGGACCGGCCGCCTATTTCAGCAGCCTTCCCCTCCGCGCCATGCTCACCGCCTTACAGTCCAACAATATTCCGGCTGAGCTCTCCCTCACGGCTGGATCCTATCTCTGCAATCAGGTGTTTTACACCCTGATGCACCACCTTGCCACCCACGGGCAATCCATCCCAGCCGGGTTCATCCATCTGCCGGCTTGCCCAGAGCAGGCCGCTCACTTTGACAAACCCACCCCAACCCTTAGCCTGACAATCATTAAGTCAGCCCTGCCTCTCCTATTGGAGACACTAACCTAAAAAGCCTATCGTGAAAGGCTATCGCAATGAAAACAATCCAACCCACCAACCAACTGGTCCTCACTGAGGACACTCGCCTGGAAACTGGCACCTATTTCCTGCCTGATGGGATCATTATCGCCGAAAATGGCATCACCCTGGATGGGAACGGTGCCAAGCTGATCGGCAACGGTCATTCAGGAATTGGCATCCGCCTCAACGGTTTGCAGGAAGTCACCCTCAGGAACCTGCAGATCAGCGGTTTCACTCAGGGCATCCAGGCTATTGACTGCCAGGAGCTCACCATCACTAATTGCCGTATCCGCGAGTGTGGAGTTGTGATTAGCGACTCGTCCTCAGACTCCCCCTGGCATCCAACAGAGTCTTTTCCCTGCGGCGTTTTTATGGGGAGCGTTGGCAACAGTCAGATCATCCGCAATGACCTCCAATGCCAATCCAATGGATTGGTCGCCGTTTCCTGCCGTGAACTGACCGTCAAAAGCAACATCGCGAGCCATAATCCTGGGTTTGGCTTCATCGTTAACGACACCTCCAAATCCACCTTTTTGAAGAACCAGGCCAACCACTGCGCTTCAGAATTGACCAAGCACCCGGCTTTCGTCAAAGCCAGTGAGCATTCTGCCGGCTTCCTCTTGTTCAACGGATCAGAACATAACACCTTCAAATTAAATGAGGCCAGGCTTTGCGCGGCCGGGTTCCGATTGGAAGGGCTAACCTCAGATGGACAGGCTGCCCCCTGCAGCAACAATCGCTTCGAAGGAAATGACGCCTCTCATTGTGTTTTCAGCAGCTTTGCAGATCGTTACAACCAAAATAACCACTATCTGCAAAATGAGGCTTCTCATTCAAATACCGGTTTCGTTTTGTCCGGGGTTTCAGGGGCCACCTTCGAGCGGAATACCCTGGTCGGGAATCACAAGGCCGGTATCGCCGCAGAAAACAGCGTCCACTGCGATGTCATCAACAACACCCTCCAGGATAACCGCTTTGGCATCCTCCTGTGGAGCAGGCCGGACGAATCAACCCAACCACGCCCTCCTGAGAACGACACCAGCAAATTCTGGGATATCCGCAATAACACCCTTCTGCGAAATCACACCGGCATCCGCATCGCCGCAGACCAGGTGGCAGGGCTGACACCCCTCGGCACCAACCTGACGGTCCAGCCTCCCAAGCCGCACGACCACGAGATCTACCAGAATGTGATCTCCGACAACCGGATTGGCATCCAAACCTACGAAGCTGAGCGAACAATCATCAAAGATAACCAGTTTGGGTTAAACTTGTTGGGTGATATCAAGTCCTAACGTTTGGAGAAACATGAACCCTATCGTCATCGAGAAAACCCAGCAAGCAATTGAACTGCTCAAGGAAAATAACATTGACATGTGGCTGACCTTTGTCCGTGAGACTAGCGCGGGTGGTGACCCCGTCCTGCCATTGATCTACGGCGAATCGGACCTCACCTGGCAGAGCGCGCTGATCTTCACCCAAAGTGGTGAACGCATTGCCATTGTTGGCCGCTTTGAACTGGAAACCGCCCACAATGTTGGGGCGTATGACAAGGTCATCCCTTACGATGAATCAATCCGTCCTGTTCTGCTGGCGGAACTGGAGCGCATATCCCCTAAGCAAATCGCAATTAACACTTCCGAAAGCGATGTCCTTGCAGACGGCCTCACCCACGGCATGTACCTCAACCTGTGCGCTCTGCTGGAAGGTACGCACTATATTGACCGTCTTATTTCAGCCGAAAAGTTGCTCAGCAGCCTGCGTGGGCGCAAATCTGCGCTCGAGATCGCTCGCATCCGCACGGCATTTGCTATAACCGAAGAAATCTATGCGAAAGCCATTAGTGAAATCCAACCCGGCCTGAGCGAGATCTATGTGGCAGAGATGATGCAAGCCGAAGTGGTCCGCAGAGGGCTCGATTTTGCCTGGCCCCGCAGCAATAACCCCGCGGTCAACTCGGGCCCTGATTCACCGGTCGGACATAATGCGCCCACCGAGATCCGGATCGAACGCGGCCACCTCCTGCACTTCGACTTCGGCATCCGGAAAGAGGATTATTGCTCAGATATTCAGCGGATGGTTTACTTGTTGAAGCCGGGTGAATCAAAAGCCCCGGAAGCGGTTCAGCACGGTTTCGATACCGTCGTGCATGCCATTCAGGCCGCGTTCGACCTCATCCAACCCGGCGCAACTGGTGCTGAGATTGACCAAGCTGCCCGCGAGGTTGTGACCGGTGCGGGGTATCCTGAATTCAAGCATGCCACCGGGCATCAAGTCGGTCGCCTGGCGCATGATGGCGGCGCTATCCTGGGACCTGCCTGGGACCGTTATGGGCAGACGCCGTTTCTCCCCCTGGAAGTCGGTCAGGTCTATACCCTTGAGCCCAGCCTGATGGTGCCAGGTTTCGGCATTATCGGCCTGGAAGAGGATATCGTCGTCACAGCTGAGGGCGCAGAATTCCTGTCAAACCCTCAAACGGAACTCATATTGAAATAATGACCCAAGTTAAATTAAAAAAGGACACACAGTTGTGTGTCCTTTTGGTGTTAACGTAGGTTTACTCTTCGATAATATCGATGGACTGGATTTTCACCCCATCATATTCCGGGTGCATCGGGTCACGGGGCGGGATCGCGAAAACCACATCCATCCCATCTACCACCTCACCAAAGACGCTGTGTTTGCCGTCCAGCCAGGGGGTCGGCACATGGGTGATGAAGAACTGCGAGCCATTGGTGTTCGGGCCGGCATTTGCCATGGAAAGGATACCGGGTTTGTTATGGCGTAATTCGTTATTGAATTCGTCTTTGAAGGAATATCCCGGGCCGCCGGCGCCGGTGCCTGTGGGGTCACCGCCTTGGGCCATGAAGTTCATGATCACACGGTGGAAAATCGTGCCATCATAATAGCCTTCACGAGCAAGGAAAACAAAATTATTCACTGTCCTGGGGACCAATTTCTCAAAGAGGTCAAGGGTAATATCACCCTTATCCGTATGCATGACCGCTTTATAATTCTTGGCCAGGTCGATTAACATCTCCGGGGCTGACGCCCATTGCTGGATCTTTTTTGCCATTACTGCCTTTCTTCTCCGTAAATCTTTCTTAAGTTAACTCATATAATTCTACCAACACCCCATTGGCTGCTTTGGGGTGGACAAATGCCATCTTCCGGCCGGGCAGCTCAATCGGCGTTTCATTGATCAAGCGTGCCCCTTTTCCTTTAAGGATAGCCAGCATCCCTTCGATGTCATCAACTTCCAGGCAGAGGTGATGCAATCCTTCCCCGCGTTTTTCGAGGTATTTTCCCAATCCCGATTCGGGATCGGTGGGCTGGACCAATTCTACTTCACTATCGCCCACTGGAATGAAAGCGACTTTCGACGCTTGTGAGGGTACTTCTTCAATATGATCGAGCTCCAGGCCCATCACATCCCGCCAAAAACCTAGAGCGGCATCAATATCATTAACAACAACCGCAACATGGTTGATCTTTTTCACTGCTGCCATGCTTGCTCTCCTTAGATGAACGTTGGTGGGCGATATTCACCCCAGACATCGCGCAGAACGCCGCAAATTTCACCCAGGGTGATATTGCTCTCGGCGCATTCAACCATTACCGGCATAAGCGGTGTGTCACCTTTGGCTGCTGTTTCCAGCTGACCTAAAAGTTGACTCACTTTTTCGCCGTCCCGCCGAGCCCGCAGCGCTGCCAACCGGGCTACCTGATCTTCTTCCACGGAGGGATCCACTCGCAGTGATTCGAGTTCGATCTCCTCTTCCACCTGGAAATCGTTCACACCGACCACAACCTCATCGCCTTTTTCAATCGCAATCTGCACCTTATAGGCTGCTTCCTGGATCTCACGCTGCATGAAGCCGGTATTGATGGCGTTCATCGCACCGCCCATCGCGTCAATCTTCTCAATATATGCCATCGCCATCGCTTCGATTTGATTGGTTAGTGATTCAACGACATAAGAACCCGCCAACGGGTCCACTGTGTCGGCTACGCCCGATTCATAGGCGATGATCTGCTGAGTACGTAAAGCCACGCGAACCGATTTCTCGGTGGGCAGCCAGAGCGCCTCATCCATACTGTTGGTATGCAGCGATTGCGTCCCACCCAGCACGGCCGCCAGGGCCTGCAGGGTCACCCGCACAACGTTATTCTCCGGCTGTTGCGCTGTGAGCGTTGAACCCGCGGTCTGTGTGTGAAAACGCAGGCGGCACGATTTCTCATCCTGTGCCCCGAAGCGTTCTTTCATGATTTTGGCATAAAGCCTTCGGGCCGCCCTGAATTTCGTAATTTCCTCCAGGAAATTATTATGGGCATTGAAGAAGAATGACAACTGGCTGGCAAAATCATCCACTTTCAAACCAGCATCAATCGCGGCCTGAATGTAGCCAATCGCATTCGCCAGGGTGAAAGCCACTTCCTGTGCGGCTGTCGAGCCTGCTTCTCGGATGTGATACCCGGAAATACTGATCGTGTTCCAGCGGGGAATTTCATCCTTGCAGAACTTGAAGACATCCGTGATCAACCGCATGGAAGGCTCCGGCGGGAAGATATAGGTCCCACGGGCGACATATTCCTTCAAGATGTCATTCTGGATCGTCCCGCGCAGCTTGCTCAGCGGAACGCCCTGCCTCTTGGCAACGGCGACATAAAATGCCAGCAAAACAGCGGCCGGAGCGTTGATCGTCATGCTGGTGGAGACCTTATCCAGGGGGATATCCTTGAAGAGCGTCTCCATATCCTCTACGGAGGAAATTGATACACCGACTTTACCAACCTCCCCCTGCGCCAGGGGATCATCAGCGTCATAACCGATCTGGGTGGGCAGGTCAAAAGCGACTGAAAGGCCAGTCTGACCCTGCTCCAACAGGTAGCGATAACGGGCATTGGATTCCTGGGCTGTGGCATAGCCAGCATACTGCCGCATGGTCCAGAACCGTCCACGGTACATGGTCGGCTGCACACCCCGTGTATATGGATATTCCCCGGGGAAACCCAGGGAACCTTCATAATTAGGATGTTCTGGTGGAAGCATTACTGGCGGGAGTTCGATACCGGATGAAGTCGTGAATTTATCCCGGCGTTCAGGGAATTTTCGGACCAATGGGTCGTAGACCTCATCCTCCCATCTTTTCATCTCATCATTTAAAGACATTCATACCTCAAATGGTTTTCTATTTTGGTTTAGGGCTAACCTCAAGTATACCCGAAACCCATTTTGCCTACCGGCACATTTTTTAAGGATCAACCTCATATTTTTTATCAATGGGAAAACAATAGGATTTGAAAATCGTAGGGTGCCGCACCTCTTTTGTGCGCACCGCCCAGATCGCCACGTTGCACCTTACGGTCGCTACTCGCGATGACAAGCGTTTTCGTAGGGTGCTGCACCTCTTTTGTGCGCACCGCCCAGATCGCCACGTTGCACCTTACGGTCGCTACTCGCGATGACATGCGTTTTCGTAGAGTGCTGCACCACTTTTGTGCGCACCACCTTGCTGGTTAATCTCCCAAGTCCACCATTCACTACTCACCATTTTTCTGGTAAAATCCTTTAGCTTGTCCGTTGTACCCTTCGGGCAAGACAAATCAACATTAGAAAGCACGAAAGGGCTTGTAAAGATGAAAGTATTATTGATCAAAGATGTGTACAAATTAGGTCGAGCCGGCGAGATCAAGAAAGTCGCCAATGGTTATGGCCGCAACTACCTCATTCCCCAAGGTTTTGCCATTCCCGCAACCCCCGGCGCCATGAAACAGGCTGGTCGGATCTCAGTCAAGGCGACAGAACGTCGCGCTGTTCTGAACGAGGAATTGGCCTCCGTGGCAGAGGTGTTGGAAGGCAAGACCTTGACCTTCGCTGTCAAGGCTGGCGAAACCGGAAAACTCTATGGCTCCATCTCCGATCAGGACATTGTGGAATTCGTCAAAGAGAACTTCGAAATTGAACTGGAAAAACGCCAGGTCGAGACCGAACCAATCCGCGAACTGGGTGTCTACACCCTTCCTGTTCACCTGACAATGGACCTCGTTCCCAGCATCAAAGTCATCATCCACCGTGAAGGTGAATTGCCGACTGAAGAAGTTGAGGAACTGGAAGCCGTTGTCGAAGAAGTTGCTGAGGCTCCTGTGGTTGAAGAAATCGCAGAACCCGAAGCAGAGGAAGAGGCTGCTGAGGACGAAAGCGAAGAAGCCGAAGCCTAAGCTAAGCATCCTAGCATCGTAACCCATAACCGGCCTGATTGTGAACAATTCACCAGGCCGGTTCTTATTTGAGCTATAATACGCCCATGACACAAACACTCGGACAACAACTCAAAGCGATCCGCCAGTCCAGGGGGATCCAACTTGAAGAGATTGCCGAAATTACCCATATCCGCTTGAACTATCTGGAAGCCATCGAAGAAGGCGATGTTGAAAACCTGCCTTCTCCGGTGCAGATGCGCGGTTTTCTCCGATTATATGCTGATACATTAGGCGTTGAATTCGAAGACCTGAAGGTCCAGGGATATCACCTGACCCGAGCTGACGCGCTGGCAGCCTCACAGGAAGAAGAAGAGGAAGAAGTTTCGGAAGAAGTGGAAACCGATTCAGAGATCTCTGAAGATATGCCTGAGGGCGAAAATAAACGCAGCACAGAGCCGGTGGCAGAAACGCCGTATGGTACCGAGATTCCTGCGCCAACAAAAACCATTGAGCCAGCAGATGAAACTCCCCCGGCAGGCGTTAAACCGGAGCTCCCAGAAGAATCTGAAGAAAAGCCCACCCCCGAAGCGAAAATTATCTTCAAAGAAATCGGTGAACATCTCCGTCAGCGGCGAGACCTGCTGAGCCTTTCTCTCGGTGATGTCGAAACGCACACCCATGTCCGCAAACACTATCTTGAGCTTATCGAAGCAGGTGCCTTCGGGGAACTTCCCTCACCCGTCCAGGCCCGGGGAATGCTGGCAAATTATACCGAATTTCTAAACCTGGATGTTGATGCGATTTTGCTGTATTACGCTGAAGGACTGCAGAAGCAGCGCCTTGAATCCCAAATTGCGACACCGAAACATGCCCCTGCCCGTTCCCTCAGCCCTAAGGCCCTCCGTCTGAAGAACTTCTTCTCATTGGACCTGTTTGTCATCGCTGGGATTTTCCTGGTTTTTGCCTTCTTTATCATCTGGGGCGTCAACCGGATCATGTCGGTGAATATCCCGGAGACGGCTGCTACCGACCTCCCCGAAGTGGCCGATGTGCTCCTGGCCACCAGTGCGGCAGAGACGCCCACCCCGGATTTGGCCTTGACGGAAGAAGGCACAGCCGGAGCCGGTGAAGGTGATGAGACTGAGGTTGTGGAACAAACACCCCTCTTCACTTCCGTTGCCAACACCAGCGCCATCAACCTGGTGATCATCCCCCGGCACAACACCTGGGTCCGGGTCTATGTGGATTATGAACTCGCCTTTGAAGGACGCATGCTAACCGGAAACGCCTATGATTATTCCGCCAATGCGCTCATTGAAATTAACACCGGAAATGCCGGTTCTCTCCAGATCTATTTCAACGATCAGGACATTGGTCCAATTGGCCTGATCGGACAAGTGGCGGATCTGGTATTTACAGAGAATGGCCTTGTCCAGCCAACGCCAACGGCCACGCCAACCGTCACCGAGACGCCGCAGGCGACACCCTCCTCGACACCTACCCAAACACCTACTAATGACGAAGCAAACTAAACAAACCTATCACTTGATATCATTGGGATGTCCCAAAAATCTGGTTGATTCAGAGTCGATGGCTGAACTGCTCAACCATGAAGGTATGACCCCCGTAGACACCCCTGAAGCGGCTGAATACCTGATCGTGAACACCTGCGGCTTCTTGCAAGCTGCCCGTGATGAAGCTATCGGTGTGCTGACAGATTTGGCCAGCGAGAAAATGAATTGGCAGAAACTGATCGCTGCCGGTTGCATGACAGCACGCCATCGCCAGGAAATCATCGACACCGTTCCCGGCATTGATGGCCTGTTGGGCACCCGCCGCTGGATGGATATCATGGATGTGATCCGCCAGACGGATGAGACCCGCCAAGCCCTCCCCTATACCCACTTCCCCAGCGTCCAAACAGTTGGCCAGGATGAAAAAGGCTCCCACCGGGTTGCCATCCAGGGCGGCAGTGCCTATCTAAAAATTGCAGATGGCTGCCGCAGAGCCTGCGCCTATTGCACCATCCCCCTGATCAAGGGCACCCTCGTCAGTCGTCCGATGGATAAAATCGTCGAAGATGCCAAAGCACTGGCTGATATGGGCATCCAGGAGATGGCACTGATCGCCCAGGATGTGACCGACTATGGCCATGACCTGCAAATGAAAGACGGTCTGACCACCCTGCTGGAAAGTCTGGTCAAAGCCGTCCCGGATATCCCCTGGATCCGGCTGATGTATACCTTCCCGGGTTATGTCACCCAACCTTTGATTGATCTAATGGCGTCCGAGCCACAAATCGTCCCCTATCTGGACATGCCCCTCCAACATGCCGACCCGCGTGTGTTGAAAGCCATGCACCGCCCAAGTCGGATGGATACTGTCCGCGAAACCCTCTTCGCCATTCGGGAGAAGATGCCGGAAGCTGCTCTCCGGACGACTTTCATCGTCGGTTACCCCGGTGAGGATGAATTGGCTTTTGAAAATCTGGTCAACTTCACCCAGGAAATCCAATTCGACCACATGGGTGCCTTCACTTATTCCTTTGAAAAAGGTGCGCCGGCTGAGCCGCTGGGAGATCCCATTACTGAAGATCAGAAAGTCGAACGGCTGGAAACCTTGATGCAGGTTCAGGCCGATATCTCTCTTGCCCGAAATCAGCAGTTCATCGGCAAGGTGCTGGATGTCCTGGTGGAAGGTGTGGACGAAGAAAACCAGATTTCCATTGGTCGCTCCTATCGTGACGCCCCCGAAGTAGATGGCCTGGTGATCATCGAGGATCTCGCTCCAGTCGGTGAAATGGTGGAAGTGCAGATCAACAGTGCACTCACGCATGACCTTGTTGGTCAATTATTCCCAAACGAAGAAGAATAAACTTAATTTATATTAGACCTGAGGATAAAAGAACAGCGATCCGAAATCGGATCGCTGTTTTTATTATATTTGAATCTTCCTGTCATTAGGGATCAGGTGAAGGTGTCACTTCCTCCGTTGGCACCTCTGTGGTTGCGTCACCCGTTGGGGTCGGGGTTGGTGTGGCCGGTGCTTGTGTTGGTGGATGTTGGATCTCCCAACATTTTTCGGCTGCGGTTTTGGCAAGCTCCTGAAAATCAGGATCGGTCCCAATGGCAGAAGCCTGATCGAAATATTCCTGGGCCTGACACCATTTTTGCTCGTTGGCCAGCAAAGTACCCAGTTCGTTCGCGGCACGCTGGAACCGGACGGAAGCTGTCATACCGGACCCGTCTCGAAGGTTTGGGAGGGCCAGTCGGACCTGGTCCATAAAGCTGTAAACCTGGGCCCAATCCACTTCCCAATAGCTGGCACCGGTGAGGTAAAGCCGTGTCCAGGACCGGATACCTTCCGCAGTGGAATCCAGGGGAGCAAACTGTTCAGCCAGGGAAAGGTCATAAATACCCGGCTCCAGGCTGCCATCAACCAGGATCTTATCCAGGCCACGGTTTCGCAGGGCGATATAGAAAAGACCATCCACTTCGACCGCGCGATAGGATAGGTTTTTCTCCCGCAGGGCCTCCAGAGTGGCGATGGCTTCATCCCAGGATTCGGCCTCCATCAGAGCCGTAGCCATATTGAACATCTCCTCTTCGCCACGGACATCAGGTGTGGGAGTCACGGTTGGCAGGCTTGAAGTCGGTGTCACCAGTGCGGCAGCGCCGGACACATCGAGCATCAGCAACACTTGGGGATAGAGCTCATTCAATGCCGCCATTTCT
This Chloroflexota bacterium DNA region includes the following protein-coding sequences:
- the rimO gene encoding 30S ribosomal protein S12 methylthiotransferase RimO; translated protein: MTKQTKQTYHLISLGCPKNLVDSESMAELLNHEGMTPVDTPEAAEYLIVNTCGFLQAARDEAIGVLTDLASEKMNWQKLIAAGCMTARHRQEIIDTVPGIDGLLGTRRWMDIMDVIRQTDETRQALPYTHFPSVQTVGQDEKGSHRVAIQGGSAYLKIADGCRRACAYCTIPLIKGTLVSRPMDKIVEDAKALADMGIQEMALIAQDVTDYGHDLQMKDGLTTLLESLVKAVPDIPWIRLMYTFPGYVTQPLIDLMASEPQIVPYLDMPLQHADPRVLKAMHRPSRMDTVRETLFAIREKMPEAALRTTFIVGYPGEDELAFENLVNFTQEIQFDHMGAFTYSFEKGAPAEPLGDPITEDQKVERLETLMQVQADISLARNQQFIGKVLDVLVEGVDEENQISIGRSYRDAPEVDGLVIIEDLAPVGEMVEVQINSALTHDLVGQLFPNEEE